From Paenibacillus sp. FSL H8-0537:
ATTGAATGGCTGGCTGCGGGACACGCTGCAGCTGGCGACAGATGATCCCATGTTTGGCAAAGGTAGAATCCGGTTCCAAGCGTCTGCTCAGAAAACGGTATGGGTTCAGCTCTATACCCCGTGGCTGGAGCGTGTCGTTAACAATATTGCTGCAAATGCGTTTTTGCATAATGCGCCGGATACGGTTCTAAGCGTCTCGTTGATCGTTGCGGATGAGAAAAAAAATGAAGGCGTAACGATCGAATTTGCCGACAATGGTGACGGAATGGACGAGAACACGCTGAATCGGCTGTTTGAACGGTATTATCGCGGCACGGATACCGCCACTTCGCCAAATGGCTCGGGCCTTGGGATGGCGATTGCGAAAGGGCTGACAGAAGCGATGGGCGGCAAAATCTCGGTCGTGACTACTCTAGGGGAAGGCACGATCATTCGGCTTATTTGGAGCGATATAATAGTGAGGGCACATACTACTGGAGTATCCGACTAGAGGAGCTTTAGAGGGAAAAATGACATTATTGCTTCCTTCCGGTCAGGAGGAAGGTTGGAATAGTGCAAGGCTGGATGCATAAAGCGTCCAGCCTTTCTTTTTTAGCGGGCAAGGCTATTGTTATCTTTCATCATTTTTTCGTGTGACAATGAATGCCATGAAAACGACGAGACAAGCTTTTGATTTGCCGGAGACGAAAAATAAAGTGGTAGTAAACCTGACTTGTTATTAATTTCCGAGCTTAAAATCAAGTTTTGACACAAAATCACGGATTTATATATCAATTGATGTCATATGTCACTTCTTATAACTTTTAAAGAAACATAACATTACAATGGACGATTTGAATATTTTTTTGCATTATTATCAAGAAAATTCTTTTAATATGCAGGTGAAAAAGGTAAAATGAAAAAAACTCATTGTCGGTGTAATTCGATAGTGCGCGGTCGCGGTAAAGCGGCAGTTTTCAAGCAGACCAATTTAGAGTGAAGGAATGATTTCGAAAATGACAGTCGTTGTTGCAGAAGAAACATTAAACCCTTATAAAATTGCCCAGCAGCAGATTGATACGGCGGTTGCCCATCTGAGGCTGCCTGAGCATGTAACTCAAATTTTGAAGCATCCGATGCGCGTATTGTCGGTTAACTTCCCGGTTCGTATGGATGATGGTTCTGTACAAGTTTTTGAAGGCTACCGTTCCCAGCACAATGATGCGATTGGGCCAACTAAAGGCGGCATTCGTTTCCACCCAGACGTTACGCTTGATGAAGTTAAAGCATTGTCGATGTGGATGAGCTTCAAATGTGGCGTTGTTGGCTTGCCTTATGGCGGCGGCAAAGGCGGCGTTATCTGTGATCCTCGCAAAATGAGCAAAGGCGAATTGGAACGCGTAAGCCGCGCATTTATGGAAGCTATTGCCGACTTTGTTGGACCGGATAAAGATATTCCTGCACCAGACGTGTATACGACGCCGCAAATTATGGGCTGGATGATGGACACGTACAGCAAGATGAAGGGCAGATATTCCCCAGGTGTCATTACAGGCAAGCCGCTTATTATCGGTGGCTCGAAAGGCCGTAATGAAGCGACAGCTCAAGGCTGTGTGTATACCATTTTGGCGGCGCTCCAAGATAAGCATCTTCCGGTACAAAATGCGACTGCAGCCGTTCAAGGCTTCGGCAACGCAGGAAGAATCGCAGCTCGTCTGCTTAGCGAAGCAGGCTGTAAAATCGTGGCGATCAGCGATTCGCGCGGCGGTATTTACGATCCAAACGGACTGGACATCGATAAAATTTCCGACCTTAAGGACAATGCGTCCATTTTGGACTACGGCGAATCCTTCGTTATTTCCAACGAAGCTTTGCTGGAGCTGGATGTTGACATTTTGGTACCAGCTGCGCTGGAAAATGTGATTACAGCTGCTAATGCAGACCGCATTCAAGCAAAAATCATCGCTGAAGCAGCAAACGGCCCAACGACGCCGGAAGCAGACCGCGTTCTGTTCCAGAAGGGCATCGTTGTTATTCCTGATGTCCTTGCAAATGCAGGCGGGGTTACGGTATCCTATTTTGAGTGGGTACAAAATCTGATGAATTACTACTGGAGCGAGGCTGAAGTGCTTGAGAAGCTCGAAACGAACATGATTCAGTCGTACGTGGCTGTTCGTGATTTGGCGAAAGAGCACAGCACTGACCTTCGTACAGCGGCTTATATGATTTCCATCAAGCGTATTGCTGCAGCAATGGAAGCAAGAGGCTGGGTGTAGAACGGACTTTTAGTGCCGATCTGCCTGCAATCATTTTTTAAATTTATATAAGAGGTGGCGATACACATGGCTGAACAAATTCGCATTGGCATCGTAGGTTATGGCAACTTGGGCCGCGGCGTGGAGCTTGCCATCAAACAAAGTCCGGACCTGCGTCTGGATGCTATCTTTACTCGCAGAAATCCAGATTCCATTCCGTCTGAGACGAAAGCTTATTCCATTGAAGACGCAGAAAAATTTATTGGCGACATTGACGTTATGATTTTGTGCGGCGGCTCAGCAACCGATTTGCCGGAGCAGGGACCTGCTTTTGCCCGTCTGTTCCACACCGTCGACAGCTTTGATACGCATGCTCGCATTCCTGAATATTTTGAGCAGGTGGACGCAGCTGCGAAAGCAAGCGGCAAGATCAGCGTGATTTCCACTGGCTGGGACCCGGGCTTGTTCTCCCTTAGCCGTCTGCTGGCGGAAGCGATTTTGCCAGAGGGCAAGGAGTATACGTTCTGGGGCAAAGGCGTTAGCCAAGGCCACTCCGATGCAATTCGCCGCGTCAATGGCGTGAAGAACGGCGTGCAATATACGATTCCCGTTGAAGAAGCGGTCAATCGTGTGCGGAGCGGGGAAAATCCTGAGCTCACAACGCGTGAGAAGCATCTTAGAGAATGTTATATCGTAGCAGAAGAAGGCGCGAATCAGGAAGCAATTGCTGATGAAATCCGCAATATGCCGAACTATTTTGCCGACTATGATACGGTTGTGCATTTCGTAGACGAAGCGACGCTGAAAGCGGAGCATTCCGCAATGCCGCACGGCGGCACAGTGCTGCGCAGCGGCAAAACCGGAGCAAACAGCACACAAATCATTGAGTTTGGCTTAACGCTGGACAGCAA
This genomic window contains:
- a CDS encoding Glu/Leu/Phe/Val dehydrogenase, translated to MTVVVAEETLNPYKIAQQQIDTAVAHLRLPEHVTQILKHPMRVLSVNFPVRMDDGSVQVFEGYRSQHNDAIGPTKGGIRFHPDVTLDEVKALSMWMSFKCGVVGLPYGGGKGGVICDPRKMSKGELERVSRAFMEAIADFVGPDKDIPAPDVYTTPQIMGWMMDTYSKMKGRYSPGVITGKPLIIGGSKGRNEATAQGCVYTILAALQDKHLPVQNATAAVQGFGNAGRIAARLLSEAGCKIVAISDSRGGIYDPNGLDIDKISDLKDNASILDYGESFVISNEALLELDVDILVPAALENVITAANADRIQAKIIAEAANGPTTPEADRVLFQKGIVVIPDVLANAGGVTVSYFEWVQNLMNYYWSEAEVLEKLETNMIQSYVAVRDLAKEHSTDLRTAAYMISIKRIAAAMEARGWV
- a CDS encoding diaminopimelate dehydrogenase, encoding MAEQIRIGIVGYGNLGRGVELAIKQSPDLRLDAIFTRRNPDSIPSETKAYSIEDAEKFIGDIDVMILCGGSATDLPEQGPAFARLFHTVDSFDTHARIPEYFEQVDAAAKASGKISVISTGWDPGLFSLSRLLAEAILPEGKEYTFWGKGVSQGHSDAIRRVNGVKNGVQYTIPVEEAVNRVRSGENPELTTREKHLRECYIVAEEGANQEAIADEIRNMPNYFADYDTVVHFVDEATLKAEHSAMPHGGTVLRSGKTGANSTQIIEFGLTLDSNPEFTASVLVAYARAAYKLAQEGGTGAKTVFDIPFGLLSPKSAAQLRKELL